The following are encoded together in the Nitrospira sp. genome:
- a CDS encoding shikimate dehydrogenase, with protein sequence MNIDTQTKFCGVIGNPVGHSLSPAIHNEAFRKLGLNFVYLAWQVEAIGDALKGLRALGNFRGASVTIPHKVAAIPFLEHVEETARRIGAINTIVSDNGTLTGYNTDATGALRALREGGAVLNGQSVMLIGSGGAARAIAFALTADSSLAKLTVLGIDDGERTSLAHELRSQAAVTVEDLHLDESSLRKSLPDTNVLIHSTPVGMSPKVDASCVPASLLHRALTVMDIVYNPLETKLLRDAKAVGCKTIPGLEMFLHQAVAQFELWTNQKAPVDIMRGVLESHFR encoded by the coding sequence ATGAATATCGATACACAGACGAAATTTTGCGGGGTGATTGGAAATCCGGTCGGGCATTCTCTTTCGCCTGCTATTCACAACGAAGCGTTTCGCAAACTGGGGCTCAATTTTGTCTATCTGGCCTGGCAGGTAGAAGCAATCGGTGATGCGCTGAAGGGACTTCGCGCGTTAGGGAACTTCCGCGGAGCGAGCGTGACGATTCCTCACAAGGTGGCCGCGATACCGTTTCTTGAACATGTGGAAGAGACGGCCCGGCGGATTGGGGCGATCAACACCATCGTTTCCGACAACGGCACCCTCACGGGATATAATACGGACGCCACAGGCGCTCTGCGAGCATTAAGAGAAGGGGGAGCAGTACTCAACGGTCAGAGCGTGATGCTGATCGGATCTGGCGGAGCGGCACGCGCCATCGCATTTGCACTCACGGCGGACTCATCCCTAGCCAAGTTGACAGTATTGGGAATTGACGATGGTGAACGGACGTCGTTGGCTCATGAGCTTCGCTCTCAGGCAGCTGTGACCGTCGAAGATCTTCATCTTGATGAGTCTTCACTTCGCAAGAGCTTGCCTGACACGAACGTGTTGATCCATTCCACCCCTGTCGGGATGTCTCCGAAAGTCGATGCCAGCTGTGTTCCTGCTTCACTTCTGCATCGTGCGCTCACCGTTATGGATATTGTCTACAACCCACTCGAAACTAAACTGTTGAGAGATGCCAAAGCCGTGGGTTGCAAAACGATTCCTGGATTAGAGATGTTTCTCCATCAAGCGGTTGCGCAGTTTGAACTGTGGACCAATCAGAAGGCCCCGGTTGATATCATGCGCGGAGTATTGGAATCTCATTTCCGATGA
- a CDS encoding shikimate kinase — protein sequence MNVVLIGYRGTGKSSVGKVLAARLDRPVLSTDAEVVRLAGHTIPAIVEQHGWEYFRDLESKVCQELAGQDGLIIDTGGGAILRSQNVDVLKQTGKLFWLTASVETIAKRIGSDTQRPSLTGTKSFVDEIQDVLRDRQPKYQAAGDYVIETDGRSFSEVADEILERL from the coding sequence ATGAATGTGGTGCTGATCGGGTATCGAGGGACGGGAAAGAGTAGTGTGGGGAAGGTTTTGGCGGCACGGCTTGATCGTCCTGTTCTGTCGACGGATGCCGAGGTCGTGAGATTGGCGGGCCACACCATTCCTGCAATCGTTGAGCAACACGGATGGGAATATTTTCGCGATCTGGAGTCCAAAGTCTGTCAGGAATTGGCAGGGCAGGACGGACTGATCATCGACACAGGCGGTGGCGCAATCCTTCGATCGCAGAACGTTGACGTGTTAAAGCAGACCGGGAAGTTGTTCTGGCTGACTGCCTCGGTCGAAACCATTGCCAAGCGAATCGGGTCGGATACGCAAAGACCCTCACTCACCGGAACCAAGTCGTTTGTCGATGAAATTCAAGATGTCCTGCGGGACCGCCAGCCAAAGTATCAAGCGGCGGGGGACTATGTCATCGAGACAGACGGACGATCTTTCTCGGAAGTCGCTGATGAGATTCTCGAGAGGCTGTAG
- a CDS encoding arsenate reductase ArsC, with the protein MKQNVLFLCTGNSCRSQMAEGWLRHLAGDRFYVASAGTHPVGLNPYAVTVMGEAGVDISKHVSERVDSYVDQPFHYVITVCDRAQETCPVFPGARNMLHWNFDDPAHAIGTYKQKLIVFRKTRDEIADRIRQFLTEGGV; encoded by the coding sequence ATGAAACAGAATGTTCTCTTTCTCTGTACGGGTAATTCCTGCCGCAGCCAAATGGCAGAGGGCTGGCTGCGCCACTTGGCTGGAGATCGATTTTATGTTGCGAGTGCCGGAACGCATCCTGTCGGCCTGAATCCCTATGCCGTGACGGTCATGGGCGAGGCTGGCGTCGATATTTCCAAGCATGTGTCCGAACGGGTGGATTCCTATGTGGATCAACCCTTCCACTATGTGATTACGGTCTGTGACCGGGCACAGGAAACTTGTCCGGTGTTTCCCGGCGCCAGGAACATGCTGCATTGGAATTTTGACGACCCGGCACACGCGATAGGAACGTACAAACAGAAATTAATTGTCTTTCGCAAAACCCGAGATGAAATTGCGGATAGGATTCGCCAATTTCTTACCGAAGGAGGCGTATGA